The Apis cerana isolate GH-2021 linkage group LG10, AcerK_1.0, whole genome shotgun sequence DNA window CAAGAAGAACCGCACGGCGTGCAAGGCGTGCAGGCTTAGGAAGTGTCTGATGGTGGGTATGTCGAAGTCGGGGTCTCGCTATGGACGCCGCTCGAACTGGTTCAAAATCCACTGCCTCCTCCAGGAACAGTCACACCAGGCGCAAACGCGTCTCATCAAGGACCCGAAATCCGCATACGAGAAGGCGTTCGGTTCGTTGGACGTGGcgaacaataacaacaataataccGAGAACCCGGGCACGACGAACGCCACAGGTGTTGTGGGTGTAGTGACCACGACCACAACTACCGCGAACAGTTACCACCATCATCACCATCAACACCATCAGGACAGGTTCCCGAAAAGGGACGAGCTCAGGCCCCAGGATATCCCGGCCCAGTTAAGGGCACCTGACGTCCCAACGAGAGCGGCGCAGGATCCCCTTCTGAGGCCGATGGACCTGGTCAGAGCACCCCACGAATTGCTCAGGCCGGAAGTATCCAGGTTCCCTATGTGGAGAGGTCCACCTTTCTTTCACCCAGCTCTGACCCACATGCAACTGCTCAACACCCCATTCTTCCCGTTCCAACAGAGATTTATCGTCCCATACGTGAACCAGGTCGGCGCCCCCCAAATGGTGGCAAGTTTGACGAGTTCCTCGAGCGACAGCGTGAGCCCTAGATCGACGCCGTCGCCGAAACGGGACGACGACAATCGTAGCACGCGGGACGAGTGCAGAGAAGTGGGCAGCGGGGTGTGTCAGAGGAGTCAAATGGAGGCGTACGACAAGAGTATAGCGTTTCTACGCTCGTTGGGCCCGGAGCAGGACGAGCCGATCGACCTGAGCATGAAGGCCGGTCGAACGGAGGGGCAGGAGGTGGACGCGGCTGGTAGCACGGAGGAGGAAAGGTCGACGGACAGCGAGGACAACGAGCAGCTGCTCCAGGAAACGGGGCCGCCCCTCGATCTCACTAGAAAGACGTGACCCCTCGTGGCCAAGTCTTGAGGACAGCTTTCGATAGGAACTGGACCGATTGAATCGTCGCTACGATTGGCGTTGCCACGAGCGCCTGCCTCCTTCGAGTGCGGCGAGGCTTACATTGTTGTCCTTTCACGGGAACGAGGAGAGATGACTTACGGCTGTTACGGCTTTACGGAGATGTGGAAGGTGAATAGCGAGGAAATGGAGGAACCGCGTGGAACGGTGGAAGGAAAATATCCTTTTCGAGGCCGAGGAGGTAGAAGAAGATATTGTGGAAGGCGGGTAAAAAGACGGAGAATCGTTGTGatataatgagaaaataatggCGGAGGTGAAGAGCGACAGCGAAGAGGAGAGTAATGGATGGACAGCGACAGTAGGAAGAGTTGGGATGAGCGGGCAGCGTCACAGAGGCCGCGTGTTGCGTCGCGACGAATGACTTTACGAACGGGGATCGACGGGGTTAAAATCGCTCGGTTTATTAGCCGCCACGGTCCCTTTGGGCCCACGACTTCGCCGGGTGTTCGTTGACGGAATGGGCGAAGATCGATACATTGTTTCGCGTACGAAGAGACGTACGACTGTGTGCCTTGACCGGTGCCTTTCAACTCTCGTACACCCGGTGcacgagggagggagaaaatgTGAggtggagagaaaaaaagagagaatgagTGCCAGTAAAAAAACCTCGTGATAGTTTAACGTTAAATAATAACCGCGCTTGCGCACGTGTGTAACGAAATTACGTACGCGAAAGATACGAACGCATCGTGTTTAATGCCTGCGTGCGTGGTGTGCGTGTTGTGAttcttcattctttctttctttcgcgtACACgcgtttcttttcaaatttttcttttccttcgtgTGAACGTACATAAGGGCGTTCGAGAGAATGGGTGGTTTCCCAAATACTCTCGAATTCCGCTCGGGAATGGCCAGTGTTTCGTTAATTCGCCGCATcgagatttcttttatttatgtcgaatcttttatttaacgcGATCCAATTATATTCGTCAGTCTGTCAGCCTCGCTAATACATTGGTGTGTACACGCGTGTTGTACTCCTcgacgcgtatatatatatatatatatatttctcgacAATAACTTCGATTTCtggattttcttatttcattctaATTTTCGCTCGAGCTTCACTTTGATTGTTGCGCAACTTCGATGAGACTGTAGActcgagaataaaaaagaaacggaaaggaaaggaaacgaaaagTAAAGAATAAGATGATACGCGTGCAGACGCACCGAGTATTTggtgaagaataaaataaaagaatattgtatAGCCAATACGTGGCTCTTTGATCGtcgttcattttaaaatttttcctcgatcaTTCGTTTCTTCCTTATACGATCGTTCGCGTACTTCGAACTCGAGATGGTATTCGATTACTTTCGTCTTTTGCGCGTCTCTCGCATTCCAAACCGTCGCCGCGAAACGCGCACGGATTCATGGCGAGCGTATGCGCGCGAATCGTCCACGCTATCTTACcgagttatttatttagtaataaatttgTCCGCGCGCTGATGTACTACGAGAAACACGTTTTCTCGGATAATTCCGTTCTAACGCGCGAGACGCATCGCGAGGACAGCTTCTCGCAATTCTCTCGACATCGTGTGGATAGGAGACGATAAATGCTCATTAAAAACACATGTAGTATATCGATCGTAACACGAGTTGTGACCCAACATTTGACTTTAACCATGATATAAAAACTCGTGAAAAAAGGAGACAGGaataagaggaaaaagaagaaggaaagaattttatatacatatatatatacatatatatatatataaaaaaagatgtcTTGAAATACGCTTGcaaatttcacaaataaaaCGACATCTTTGTACGAAGCGTTTTATTTCCAGTTATAATAGTCTggaatcgagaaaatttcatgGTCTTCGTAATACATCATAAACTGTGATAATTTATGAACGCCTATGAAGCAATGAAGAACTATGGAAGAGGTACGATCTTCTCTAAGATCTCCACTCTGTTACATATCACGTATTTCTATATACGATTACTCCACGTTTCCTACACCTTTCATTCtacctttttcttcttaatcttctcttcttttcttcgcaccactcgattcgatcgattacAAATAATCAATAAGGGACAAAAGTGATGACTCACACGCTTCGAATTACttatcttctttcttattaaaaacaaaaaaaaaaaaaacaaaaaagccaatatttcacaaattgaaagaaaaactaCATTGCAAATCATCTAACAAGCTTCCTCCTCATCCATCGTATCCAATACTTCAACTTCGACCGTGgtctgaaaaaaaaggaaaaggaaaagacgGAGAGATTTCAACGATCGGTCCCGGAGAGACTTTAACGAGCGCGCAAGGGTGATAGTTTCCGCGTGTCTCCACGGCTTTTCTCGGTACCACGGCGAGAACTCGCATACGAGTCGACAATCCGCGATGCGTTCACCTGCGTGCACCTGCGTGTATTCACGAGCACTCGTGCCCGTAACCCCGGACGTTCGAATGGCTGGGATCCTCTCTTGTTGATTTAGGTGGGAAGGAAAGAGGGGAGAGGCCACTCGATGTCCATCGAACGAGCTCTAGTGGTTTCTTCGTGGCCCGACTGTTCAGGTTTCCCAGCTTCTGGCCCCTATGCGAAAAAAAAAGCTCTACCAACGGACGATGACGCGCTCGTACGTGCCGCTCGTCATTCTTTACGATTACGTAAAATTTGTCACGAGCAAAACAatattctttcctctttctttctttttttctttcttttttctttttcagggTGGATTTTTAGATCGGGATCGGGTGGAACCCGTTGGAGTTAtggtatatacgtatatacatatcgcTGCTCGGTAAGATTTTATTGGTTACGATGTATAGGATAGTTGGATGAAATCGTTACTCGATTTTACATCCGCTATCTACTAGTGTTTATCTTCGTCGATGACGGATCGTTCGAGGATAGGAAAAATGCGCAGAAGCAACAACCGGTGACGAAGGATTATAAACGCCTTTGatttcctctcccctcctttgtgaaataatttacaGGGAATAGAAATTctacgctctctctctctcctttatGAAATCTGTTCTTCATTTGTTACACGGGTGAAACGTTGTCCCGATCCTCCTTCTATATTACGTTAATTTGCGCAGTGTGGATGCAGATCCTACGAGGCCGTACGACACCTGTGACGCCGCACATCGCGCCCACGTAAATTATCCCAGGAAGATTTACGACGCGTCTACGAGACGCGCTGTACACTCCCGTCCCTCGAAATCCCCAGACATCTATCCGTTTGTTATTAATGTCGAAATTAGAGGAAAAAATCGGTAGGCTGGTGCGCGGCAGAATGTTATTCGAAAACGGTAATCTCTCCCGTTTTACGTTTCGACGCACCTGTTGCAATATCGATCAATCAACCACTTTTGTGCCTTCCTGTTCTACACCTACGCTACGTTTCCTTCGCTTAGCtgttcataaaattttctatatcgttttgtagaattttcttttaagatgCCGAGAAAAATGATGCGAtat harbors:
- the LOC107994649 gene encoding uncharacterized protein LOC107994649 isoform X1; protein product: MDVGDLSSSAGLAGSGSIPVATGVGVITSTTSATAGWWTPTSTIAAANTDVMNQLCRVCGEPAAGFHFGAFTCEGCKSFFGRTYNNLGSISECKNGGVCVINKKNRTACKACRLRKCLMVGMSKSGSRYGRRSNWFKIHCLLQEQSHQAQTRLIKDPKSAYEKAFGSLDVANNNNNNTENPGTTNATGVVGVVTTTTTTANSYHHHHHQHHQDRFPKRDELRPQDIPAQLRAPDVPTRAAQDPLLRPMDLVRAPHELLRPEVSRFPMWRGPPFFHPALTHMQLLNTPFFPFQQRFIVPYVNQVGAPQMVASLTSSSSDSVSPRSTPSPKRDDDNRSTRDECREVGSGVCQRSQMEAYDKSIAFLRSLGPEQDEPIDLSMKAGRTEGQEVDAAGSTEEERSTDSEDNEQLLQETGPPLDLTRKT
- the LOC107994649 gene encoding uncharacterized protein LOC107994649 isoform X2; amino-acid sequence: MDVGDLSSSAGLAGSGSIPVATGVGVITSTTSATAGWWTPTSTIAAANTDVMNQLCRVCGEPAAGFHFGAFTCEGCKSFFGRTYNNLGSISECKNGGVCVINKKNRTACKACRLRKCLMEQSHQAQTRLIKDPKSAYEKAFGSLDVANNNNNNTENPGTTNATGVVGVVTTTTTTANSYHHHHHQHHQDRFPKRDELRPQDIPAQLRAPDVPTRAAQDPLLRPMDLVRAPHELLRPEVSRFPMWRGPPFFHPALTHMQLLNTPFFPFQQRFIVPYVNQVGAPQMVASLTSSSSDSVSPRSTPSPKRDDDNRSTRDECREVGSGVCQRSQMEAYDKSIAFLRSLGPEQDEPIDLSMKAGRTEGQEVDAAGSTEEERSTDSEDNEQLLQETGPPLDLTRKT